The nucleotide window GTCTTGAATGATGCGCAATCCTAGAGGGAAGCTCACAACCAGCCTAATCTCCCCTCTATGTACCTACCCAATCACTCACCATCCCTATTCCCAACCACCTCCCCCGCAACATAACAAAGCGGTGAACTAACAGAACCGTCCTCCATACTGGAAGCGACCACTCGATCCAGTCGCCCACTCCCGCAACCCAGCGAGGCTATCGGCGACATGGTAGGGAGCTCTTGCGGGTCCCAAAGCCGCCCATCGTCGGCAACACTCTGACCGCCACACTAGGTCTCGCCTACACTCACCACGCCCTTTGCCCCGTGCAGAGCTCGACGCACGTCTCATGCCACTGCGTTGCCCTTCTGACGCCCGCCTGCCACGAGTTCCCTTCATAGCCTGACACGGGGTGTGTTCGGCGCGGCAGATAACTAAGGTGCGTGTATATCGGTATTGATGAGAGGATATGTGGTATGATTATCGAATAACCAGTGCAAAGGAGGGGACTGATATGCTGCCGGATAGCGGACTTCTTGTCAGGGCGAATCTCCATACCCACTCGCACGCAAGCGCGGGCAGTCTCGCGCCCTTCGACCACAACCATTCGCCGGATGCCTCTCAGTTGGTGAAGAGCGGCGCCCAGTACCATCTCGGCTGCCTCGCCATCACAGACCACGCCGAGACCGTGACGCAGCAGGAGTGGGACGCAAACGCTACGGCCGCCGACAGCGCTCCTGACGGCCTCGTGGTGCTTCGTGGCTTCGAGTGGACGCACGTTACGGGCTTGTGGGAAGGGGATCACGTCAACGTCTTCGGGACGATCGACCAGGTGAAGTCGACCAAGGCGGAGAACCAGGCCGCCTGCGGGGAGACGCTCGGAGACCTGCACTTGTTGTACAACTGGCTGGCGTCTGCAGGAAGCCTCTACGATGCTCCCGTGGTGGCCCAGTTCAACCACGTCGCCTTCGCTGGACCCCACTTCGACCATTTCGCGCCTCCGCCGTCAGAGGCCGTGCGGGACGTCCTTACCCTCGCCGAACTGGCGATCACGAGGCCCTTCACGGCGAGCGATGGTGCGAGGGCGATGACCTGGAACAGCTTTCCCGTCTTCGTCCAGAGAGGCGAGCCCCGCTGGCGGCAAGCGCTGGCGAACGGCTGGCGTCTCTCCCCCACTCTGAACGCTGACAACGACGGCGTGCTTGAGCCCAGTGCCCGGCGCTACCACACCGGGATCTTCCTCAAGCCAGGCAGCTCCCCGAGTCGCAAGGCAATACTCGAGGCGCTGGCGGCACGGCGCACCTTCGCCTCCCAGGATGGTGATGCCGAGATCCAGTTGTGGTATGGCCAGGACTTCATGGGTAGCACGGACGTCCGGGTGGCGCCGGGATCGAGCTTCCGCCTGATGTATCGCCACCCGGAGTCCCACGCCGACCATCCGGACCTGGACATGGGACGCTCGGTCTCAGTTCTGCAGGGGCAGGAGCATCCGCTGCCCGATGCGCAGCGGGAAGGCGACTTCTGGGTCTGGGATATCGCGGCTCCCGCCCAGCCCGGTGAGTACTACCTGTATGCGCGCCTTCGCCAGCCGAGTCAGCTGCACCCTCTCTGGGGCGACTACCTCTTCTCGGCCCCCATCTGGTTCAGGGTGTGAGCGGAGTGAGCTGCGCGGTTAGGGCAGAGTCACTGTCTCGCTGAGCTGGCCCTGTGCGCGGAGTGTCTGGGTTTTGTGCAGTGTGCTCTGCTGTGCGAGCGCCTCCACCAGCGGTTCGCAGGGCACCCTCGGGTACGTCGACTCTTCGGTAGAGAGCAGTGAGAATAGCGGGTTCGCTTCGGTGCGCCCGCTGCCTGTGAGCATATCCCACAGGCTCTTGGGGGTAGCGTTGCCGCTCCCGTGGTGCCCAACCTTGTACAGTGTGGTGGCGCCCAGGCCCTCGGTGAGCTCAGGTTGGCTGAGCGCGTAGCTCCAGTTCTCAACCTGCGCGTCGCCTGCGAAGAGCAGCCGATGATGCCCCACCTCAAGCAGCAAGATGATGCTCGTGTTGTTGAGTGTATCCTTGAGGGAGGTCACAATCCACTGTACGTTGTACACCTGCGCTCGGTTCACACGCTCGATCACCCAGCGGTCTTGCGGCGTTGCCTCTGACTGGTCCAGGGTGGGTGCCCCGGGGAGGACCAGGTCGCAGCCGTCCTCACCGGGCTTTCCTCCGGCCATAGTCTCAACCGCAGCTTTCTGCAGCTTCCAGAACTCCGGTCCGTGACTGGCTTGCTTGCGGGTCCCCTGCGTCTGTTTGAGCGTCGGTGGCCCAAGCACTCGAACACCGACTCCGGGCAGAAGGGCCAGGAGCTTCTCGGCCTTACACCCGGCGTGGACGTACTCGCACTCCGCAGTGCCCTCAAGCCAGGCGACAGCCGCCTTGTTGTAGATGTTGACACCCGCAAGGTCTTCCAGGCGCCTCTGCACCCCCTCCGAGACGCCGAGGAGTGCCTTCGTCGGCTCTCGAAGTCTCGCCAGGAGTGCGGCCGCATACTCCTGGGCGGCAAGGAGCCCTTCTCGGTACGCCGCCACGGACAGGTGCTTTTGCTCTCCCTCAGCCGGCCCCTCGTATTTGCTGTCGGCCTCAGGGTCCTCGGTCCACGGCTGTACCACAAGGTCTGGTTTGAGCTTGGCGAAGACCTCGCCCGGTCCATCCTCCCCGAAGGCGCTGATGTGGTCACTGTGCCGGTGGGTCGCAACGATCGCATCGAGCTTGCCGCCACAGTCCTCGGCCACCTTCTGCGCGACCTTCAGCATGTGGCCGCGAGGCGCCTTGTGGGTGCCGCAGTCGATCAGAAGGTGCCGGGTTGCACCGCCGGTGTAGGGGATTGCGAGCAGGAAGCAGTCACCAAACTCCACGTCGTACATCGTAACGCGGGCTTCACCTGTCGGCTGGTGGTTCGTCTTCGCTGTCGGTGCCATCTCACCACTCCTCCTTCGCAAGACGCCCGGAACGCTGCAGGTGCATGAGTGCGAATCGCTGGCCGGGACACGAGTGGTCGCTGACCCCGTAGCGCCCATCCTGGCCGCTGAGGCCGTTCTCCCACACGTACTTCAGCCGCCTGCCCTGGCGCGCCGGAGCGTCGAGCCGAGTCCGGATGTGGTACTTGAGGCGTGAGAACTCATCGAACACCAGGACTCCGCCCCCGTACAGTCGGACCGGGGTCTCGTCGGGCATGTCCTCTGGCTTCGGGATACCTTCGGGAGCGTTGTCGCTTCTGAGGTCCGCCAACTCCCCGGCCTTCAGGTCGAGGACCTGCATGTACTCGCTGACTGTCTCGTGCAGGGAGAACCCATCAAGTCCCAGCCTCACGCAGGGCCTGACAGAGAGCACCCCGGTATGCACCCCTTCGAAGAGCCCCAGCGTCCTTCGGTTCTCCCAGAGCAAACGGAACACTTCGTCGCGGTCGCGATGCAGCGAATCGCGATGCACGGTGTCGTAACGCAAGCAGTTCTCGTTGGCCGGTCGCTCCCAGCCGCCTTCCTCAAGGATTGTTCCTTGCTCCGAGGCCGGGACACCGATCGACAGGGACGAACTGGTCGCAGGCAGGATGCCCCACCTTGCGAACTCGCGTCGCAGGAGGATGCGGTAGTGGTACTTCCCGTCGTCGGGGACCAACTCGCGGTCTGCCGTCAACAGCGCCGAGAGGTAGTCGCTGAAGGTCACGTCCACGACCGGGCAATAGTCCAGGGCACGAATCGCGATGGTCAGCAGTTGCCCCGCTGCCTCAGCCCCGTCCTCGGCCACTCGATCCACGGGCACCCTTGTGTCGAGCTTCGGCAACCAGCCCTTCAGCCTCGCACACCATACTTCGACGAAGGCGTTCAGCATCGCCGCTGAGAAGATCTCGCCGCGCACGTGCGCCTCCTCGAACTCGCTTGTGCCCAGTGCTTTCGCGTCCGGTAAGCGATCGACCGAACGGCGCAGTGCGTCGTTGCGTCCCCTGCTGGCTTCCCGGCCGAACTGCTCCGCCAGGCCAAGTAGCACACTGCGCCGAAGGGCGTTCGGCTCCAGATTGGCGCGGTCAATCTGGGTCGGGGCCTTCCCTTGGCCACCGAGCAGCGCTGCCACGATCTCCGGCAGTCCGAACACAGACAGCAGCGCAACGACGTCGGCAAAGCCCTCATGGAAGCCCGCCTGGTCCGGCGAGGAAGGCAGCGTGTAGCTGTCCTTCAGGCCGTCCAGGATCGCATGGGTCGTCTCATGCGCCACGACGTCGTGGGACAGACAGGTGAACACCGGGGCATCGTCGCTGCCCTGGAAGTACCCAAACATCAGCGCCCTGTCCTCTTCCGAGTAGTAGGCGTTTGCCTCGGCGAAGGCGTGTGGAACCACGTTGATCTGGTGACTCGGGAAGCCCCAGGAGACCCTCCGCCCAAGAGCGGCCTCGAACCGTGTCAGGATTCTCATGACGATCGCGTAGACGTTCTGTGCATGGAAAGCGGGCGAAGACAGGAGCTCGTCGTCTGCTACATCCTCGAACCGGTCGCAGTAATCGCACACCTTCGCGGTCTGGTACAGCCGGTTCTGTGCGGAGTCGTAGTCTGTGACCCGCACACGGTACCCTCGCGGACCTGAATCAAGGTGCTCAAAGGGCACCTGGACCTTGGCTCGCAGCATCCGCCCGTTCTCCGCCTCGCGCACCGAAGGGTCCTGAGCAAGGATCGTCAGCGTCCTTGTGACCGTCGACCTCTCCATTTCCACTCATCCCTGTTCTCCTGTATCCTGCAGCCCTCGGCTATTGCTCCTCTCTGCCAGACCTACATGCCGTCTGGCAAGGGCCACTGAACATCACCTGGGGCTGTCGTTCGCTACGGCAGCGCTCATTCCTTCCTTTTTTGCCCTCATGATACGCTTTTTCTTGTCTTATGTGTCACGCAGAAGAATTGCCGCTTCTTCTGTGTCGAAGGAGCCGTTTAGCGGGACTTGTGTCTGCTCGCCCTGACCCAGTCGGAGAGCTGATGGAGATGTCGAGGAGTGAACTGCTGGAACTGGGTCCTGGGAGCAGGGGCCTTGAGGAAGGGCTGACACGGCCAGGCCGTCTGACATGCCCGACGGCACGGTATGGTGCGCGGCGGCCATCTCGGGGCAAAGGGCATGCGCTGCTCGCGTGCGCGAGGGAGGGATGCGGGCGGGCCTCGGAGAAGGGCCCGAAGAGCGCAGACACAAGGCACAATCGTATCGGACGGCCTACAGTGGGTGCTGTAGCGGCAAGGGGGGACCCAGTGAACCCGGAAGAAGAAGCGAGACAACAGATCGACGAGTTGCTTACCGCCTGCGGCTGGGAGGCTCAGGACTGCAAGGCCCTGAACATCTCGGCCGCTCGTGGCGTGGCCGTGCGTGAGTTCCCTCTGCTGTCCGGCTATGGCTTCACCGACTACCTGCTCTATGCCGACGGCAAGGCAATCGGCGTCGTCGAGGCGAAGGCCGTCGGGTCCACGCTCACCGGGGTCGAGTGGCAGTCCCAGGGCTACATCCAGGGCTTGCCGCCGGAAGTTCCCTCCCACCGTCGCCCCCTACCCTTCCACTACGAGTCCACCGGCATGGAGACCCGCTTCACCAGCCGCCTCGATCCCGAGCCTCGCAGCCGAGAGGTCTTCGCCTTCCATCGGCCCGAGGAGCTGGTCCGGCTGGCTCGGCTCAACTGCCAACTGCGGGGCGGGCTGCAGTCGCTGCCCGAGCTGAAAACGAACGGCCTGTGGCCCGTGCAGGTCGAGGCCATCCAGAATCTGGAGAGGTCGCTCGCCGACAACCGCCCCAAGGCCCTGATCCAGATGGCTACGGGATCGGGCAAGACCTTCACCGCCTCCAGCTTCTGCTATCGCCTCGTGAAGTTCGCCGGGGCCCGTCGCATCCTCTTCCTCGTGGACCGCAACAACCTCGGGCGGCAGGCGGAGAAGGAGTTCCGCAACTACCTGAGCCCCTACACCAACCTGAGGTTCGGTGAGGAGTTCAACCTCCAGCGGCTGCGGTCGTCGGCGATTACCGACACCAGCCGGGTTTGCATCTCGACCGTGCAGCGGCTGTTCTCCATCCTGCGAGGCGAGGACATCGACGAGGAGATCGAGGAGGAGTCCTGGTTCGACCTGAACACGAGCCTGGTCCGTGAGCCGGAGCCGATCACCTACAACCCGGCCATTCCCATCGAGACCTTTGATGTGATCGTGGTGGACGAGTGTCACCGCAGCATCTACAACCAATGGCGTCAGGTTCTGGACTACTTCGATGCCTTCATCGTCGGTTTGACGGCCACGCCGACCGCCCACACCATCGGCTTCTTTGACCAAAACCTCGTGATGGAGTATGGTCACGAGCGGGCGGTCGCCGACGGAGTCAATGTCGGGTTCGACGTCTACCGCATCCGCACGAAGATCAGCGAGCAGGGGGCGACGCTGGAGGCGGAGCCGGGCTTCTATGTGCCGCACCGTGACCGCCGCACACGGGCGAAGCGCTATGCCGAACTTGACGACGACCTGACCTACACGGCCAGCCAACTGGACCGGGAAGTGGTCAGTGCCAGCCAGATTCGCACCGTCGTCCGCACCTTCAAGGAGCGGTTGTTCGTTGACATCTTCCCCGGTCGCACCGAGGTGCCGAAGACGCTGATCTTCGCCAAGACCGATTCGCACGCTGATGACATCGTCAAGGTCGTGCGGGAGGAGTTCGGCAAGGGCAACGACTTCTGTGCCAAGATCACCTATCGCACCACCGGCAAGCCCGAGGAACTGCTGCAGTCCTTCCGCAATTCCTACAATCCTCGCATCGTCGTCACCGTGGATATGATCGCCACGGGCACCGATGTGAAGCCCTTGGAGTGCCTCGTCTTCATGCGGAATGTTGCCAGTGCCGGTTACTTCGAGCAGATGAAGGGCCGGGGTGTACGGGTCATCGATTCTGACGAACTGCTGACCGTTACGCCGGACGCCAAGAGGAAGACCCACTTCGTGATCGTGGACGCCGTCGGCGTGTGCGAGCGGGACAAGACCGAGAGCAAGCCCCTCGACCGCCAGCCCTCCGTGTCGCTGGAGGAACTGCTGACGCTTGCCGCCCGTGGAGTGGCCACGGAGGACCTCGCCTCGACGTTAGCCTCTCGTCTTGCACGCCTGAACTGCGAGATGAGTGACGAGGAGCGAGAGAGCATAGCGGACCTGACGGGTGGACGGGACTGCGGTCACCTTGCAGGAAACCTGCTCCGAAGCATCGACCCGGATGAGCAGGGCAGGCGGGCGGCGGAACTGGCGGACGACCTGGGCCGCCAACCGACCGAGGACGAACTGACCGAGATGAACCGGGATATGATCGCCGAGGCCCTCCAGCCCTTTCACGATCCGAAGTTGCGGGAGGCCCTCCTTGCCATCCGCCGCTTACTGGAGCAGACCATCGACGAGAAGAGCATCGATGAGGTCCTGCAGGCCGGGCACGACACGCAGGCCCTGGAGCGGGCAAAGGAGATCGTCGGCGGCTTCCGCCAGTTCATCGAGGAGAACCGGGACCGGATCGAGGCCCTGCAGATACTCTACTCCCGGCCGTACCGCGCGGGGCTGCGGTATCGCCACGTCAAGAACCTGGCCGCCGCCCTGAAGACCTCGCCACTGCACGCCGAGCCGCAGCAGGTGTGGGACGCCTTCCGACTGGTGGAGCCGGGACGGGTGCGGGGCGTGGGCGGCAAGCAACTGGCTGATGTGGTCGCCCTCGTGAGGCACGCCATCGTGCCCGAGGAGCCCTTGGTGCCCGTGGCACAGACCGTGAGCCATCACTATAGTCAGTGGCTGGACGAGCAGGAGAGGGCGGGCGTGCGATTCACTGAAGACCAACTGAAGTGGCTGGAGGCGATCCGGGATCACATCGCCGCCAGCCTGCACATCGAGAGGGACGACTTCGAGTTGCCGCCGCTGAGTCAGTTCGGCGGACTGGGCCGGGCGAATGAGTTGTTCGGCGACCGCCTGCAGGCCATCCTCGACGACCTCAATGCGAGGTTGGTGGCGTGAGCGAGAACGACGGGGTGCCG belongs to Armatimonadia bacterium and includes:
- a CDS encoding MBL fold metallo-hydrolase, with amino-acid sequence MAPTAKTNHQPTGEARVTMYDVEFGDCFLLAIPYTGGATRHLLIDCGTHKAPRGHMLKVAQKVAEDCGGKLDAIVATHRHSDHISAFGEDGPGEVFAKLKPDLVVQPWTEDPEADSKYEGPAEGEQKHLSVAAYREGLLAAQEYAAALLARLREPTKALLGVSEGVQRRLEDLAGVNIYNKAAVAWLEGTAECEYVHAGCKAEKLLALLPGVGVRVLGPPTLKQTQGTRKQASHGPEFWKLQKAAVETMAGGKPGEDGCDLVLPGAPTLDQSEATPQDRWVIERVNRAQVYNVQWIVTSLKDTLNNTSIILLLEVGHHRLLFAGDAQVENWSYALSQPELTEGLGATTLYKVGHHGSGNATPKSLWDMLTGSGRTEANPLFSLLSTEESTYPRVPCEPLVEALAQQSTLHKTQTLRAQGQLSETVTLP
- a CDS encoding DEAD/DEAH box helicase family protein is translated as MNPEEEARQQIDELLTACGWEAQDCKALNISAARGVAVREFPLLSGYGFTDYLLYADGKAIGVVEAKAVGSTLTGVEWQSQGYIQGLPPEVPSHRRPLPFHYESTGMETRFTSRLDPEPRSREVFAFHRPEELVRLARLNCQLRGGLQSLPELKTNGLWPVQVEAIQNLERSLADNRPKALIQMATGSGKTFTASSFCYRLVKFAGARRILFLVDRNNLGRQAEKEFRNYLSPYTNLRFGEEFNLQRLRSSAITDTSRVCISTVQRLFSILRGEDIDEEIEEESWFDLNTSLVREPEPITYNPAIPIETFDVIVVDECHRSIYNQWRQVLDYFDAFIVGLTATPTAHTIGFFDQNLVMEYGHERAVADGVNVGFDVYRIRTKISEQGATLEAEPGFYVPHRDRRTRAKRYAELDDDLTYTASQLDREVVSASQIRTVVRTFKERLFVDIFPGRTEVPKTLIFAKTDSHADDIVKVVREEFGKGNDFCAKITYRTTGKPEELLQSFRNSYNPRIVVTVDMIATGTDVKPLECLVFMRNVASAGYFEQMKGRGVRVIDSDELLTVTPDAKRKTHFVIVDAVGVCERDKTESKPLDRQPSVSLEELLTLAARGVATEDLASTLASRLARLNCEMSDEERESIADLTGGRDCGHLAGNLLRSIDPDEQGRRAAELADDLGRQPTEDELTEMNRDMIAEALQPFHDPKLREALLAIRRLLEQTIDEKSIDEVLQAGHDTQALERAKEIVGGFRQFIEENRDRIEALQILYSRPYRAGLRYRHVKNLAAALKTSPLHAEPQQVWDAFRLVEPGRVRGVGGKQLADVVALVRHAIVPEEPLVPVAQTVSHHYSQWLDEQERAGVRFTEDQLKWLEAIRDHIAASLHIERDDFELPPLSQFGGLGRANELFGDRLQAILDDLNARLVA